In the Diprion similis isolate iyDipSimi1 chromosome 2, iyDipSimi1.1, whole genome shotgun sequence genome, one interval contains:
- the LOC124416410 gene encoding trypsin Blo t 3-like produces the protein MIMKVNIILTVLTCVCRSVCQGLESKEMSENDTNIESSRRILFGQEVNPMDFPYFVLLRENTEGWFCGGSIITNQWILTAAHCLSSVTCNMVKVLPPALLANSEFRIHADECHGHEQYVPSSSKFDIALIKVKEDLLQDAKAKTISLPVPGNVLYPPETSALLLGWGKNENNQRPGHLVSAYAPIVDWETCNRNFKSYQASCESTATCKASDIPARSLCTQGVGDSPTGICLGDSGGPVVVDGVLAGISTLVLAFKDGGCQIGAPSVYTNVADYLPWIYSFTDPTKDTTNFITRDESPK, from the coding sequence ATGATCATGAAAGTCAATATCATACTAACAGTTCTAACGTGCGTTTGCCGTTCGGTTTGTCAAGGCCTGGAGTCGAAAGAGATGAGTGAAAACGACACCAATATCGAATCCAGCAGGCGCATTCTCTTCGGTCAAGAAGTGAACCCAATGGATTTCCCATACTTCGTACTACTGAGAGAGAACACTGAGGGGTGGTTTTGCGGTGGGAGCATCATAACCAACCAGTGGATTCTGACCGCAGCTCATTGCTTGAGTTCTGTTACATGCAATATGGTGAAGGTGCTGCCACCAGCCCTATTAGCGAACTCCGAATTTCGGATTCATGCTGATGAGTGCCACGGTCATGAGCAATACGTTCCCTCTAGCTCGAAATTTGACATCGCGCTGATCAAAGTCAAGGAAGACCTCTTGCAAGACGCGAAAGCCAAAACAATCTCTCTGCCTGTGCCAGGTAACGTGTTATATCCTCCAGAAACCAGTGCTCTTCTTCTCggttggggaaaaaatgagaataacCAACGACCTGGACACCTTGTGAGCGCATACGCGCCTATTGTAGACTGGGAAACGTGCAACcgtaatttcaaatcttatcAAGCCTCGTGCGAATCCACAGCGACATGCAAGGCTTCTGACATACCGGCAAGATCTCTGTGCACCCAAGGCGTCGGAGATTCTCCAACTGGAATTTGCCTCGGTGATTCAGGAGGTCCCGTCGTCGTAGATGGTGTTCTAGCTGGGATCAGTACTTTGGTTCTTGCGTTCAAAGATGGGGGCTGCCAAATTGGAGCTCCGTCGGTTTACACTAATGTAGCCGAT